The Anas acuta chromosome 1, bAnaAcu1.1, whole genome shotgun sequence genome segment CTCTCTAAGGGCGGCAGGGCCAGCGGCGGCACCGGCCAGTGCACCAGgcgcagcagcagcggcggcggcctCGGCACATCCCCGGCATCTGCAACCATGGCGTGAGTATCGGGTGTGAGGGGCGGGAGCTCGCTCCCCTGAGTGCTAGccctcgttttttttttttgttttctccttaaaGTGACGTTCTGGGGTGGGTTCGTCATCCCTGTGACAATGAACGAAATCGCCTCGGGGCAAAAAAGTAGGGATTAAGGtttgggagaggaaggggagccCATCGTCCTGTGGGCTGAAACTTGGGGGATGTCGGGGGTAGGAGGAAAtagaacttcagaaaataatgatCATAAAAAAGTCTCAtataattcaaagaaaaaaaaaaaaacttctaaagGTTCGAAATTCTCCATTTAATGGAGGTCTCTGTGGGAGTAAGAGTAGTCCTTCCCAGGAAGGGCTGCTTATTCAGCATAGGGGAATGCCTTTGTAGGTGAGGAAGATGAGGCATCGGGTTTTAGTATAAACCCTATCTTGAGCGTTATGAGGAGATAAAAAGGAGCTATTAATAAGTCGGCAGCAGTACAATAATCCCTTAATACTCCAGCATTAAGTCTGTCCCGATCgtctggggggtgggggtggtcCACGCCATCTGGGAGCGAAAAGGCAGTGCGAGCCACTAGGTGATGCTTTTTATTCCCTAGTTGgtaagtggttttattttttaaaggcttaTTAACCTTTTTCATGTTCTCCCCGGCAGCCACGcggtgcccagccctgctggaaaCGTGGCAggcacaaaatggcggccgggCGGGGAGAGGGAAGCGGCGCGGTCACGAAATGGCTGCgggtggagggggagggggggtgagtcacgggggcggggccggcccTGGCCATGTCTGAAAATGGTACAAATTTATACCGCCATACTCCCTGCAAAAGGCGTTTTCCATGAAAAGTTACCGTAGCAGAACAAGTACTGATGGATTTTAACAAAATGTCTGTCTTTCAGGTTTTTcaaagcaccacacagcagcactgctgtagTCGACGCAAAGACCTTCAGCTTATCCACATCCTTCGACGTCAAAGCACGAAAAACTGACCAAGATGAGCCTCTTGAACAACGAGATGCTGTTGGGGGTGTCATCCCCCTTCAGCCAGCCGTGTTCGGTGGCTGAGGAAAGTCTGGGACTCCTAGATGACTACCTGGAGGTGGCCGAGCCCCTCAGTTCGCATGGGTTCTCCAGCGACAAGGCTAAGGCAGTCTCCTCCAATTGGCTCGCTGTGGACAGTTTAGGCAACACCATAGATAGCAGCCAGGGTAAGATAATATTTTACTCGCACAGGGTGCATCACGATTGCATATAATAAATTCTGGAACATTTCTATTAAGAAATAAAGTTGCGAGTCTTCTCGTAAATGAGAAGGTAACTTACATACATGCCTTGGTTGGGAAACCATCTGTACAGCACTGCTTACACAACATAAAATTGCTGGTTACTGAACTGGCGTAGGATAAAATGACACTTCTGTTGCCTTTTTAATAACACACCAACTAATACAGTAGTCTTCCCTGGAAGAGGTCACAAGAAACGAGCATGGTTGTGTGCTTCAAATGACCTCGAATTCTTAGAGTATTAGAGTAAGAGGGATGGAATGTCAGAACAGCATAGGGCTTACGTTGCACCCTGCAGCCAATGTTAGTAGTCaagttatttaataataaaagaaacgAGGGAggtgttaaaattatttttgtgtccTAGATGAGTTAAAGAAACCTGACTGTATTGGCTGCAATTTtactgaaaagtatttttttttttttcccccttttcagaGGATGCCTTCTCTGGCATGGAGTGGATGGTGGAGAAGATGGATCTGAAGGAATTTGATTTTGATGCCCTGTTAGGTATGGAACATCTGGACGCCACCGTCTCACCAGACGAGCTGATGGCCACGTTGGAAGACACGTGTGATCTCCTATTTGACCCTACCACCCAGGAATTTCACAGCAAAGAACCTCCACTGATCCCCGACCTAATCACCAATCTCCCCGAATCTCCAATTGGAGCAGATCCGATGGCCCCATTGGCTTCCCTCTGgtcttttcccctctccccagggTCTCTTACTTCTACTCCAGAGCATTCATTTAGTTTAGAGCTAGGTAGTGAAGTGGATGttctggaaggagaaagaaaactggaGGGCCCCACCTTTGTGGTAGTGATCACTAAGTctgagaaggaggaggagaaccaTTCCGATGATAGCGGGATATGCATGAGCCCAGACTCCTACCTGGGAACGCCCCAACACAGTCCTACCAATTCACTTGGATCCCTCAATGACAACCCCTTCCCTGCCGATGCCAGCTGTGGCGCTGTGCGGTCCAAACCCTATGATCAGCCTGCTGAGAAGGTAGTGTCAGCAAAGgtgaaaggagagaagaaaatagataagaaactgaaaaagatgGAGCAGAATAAGACAGCTGCCACGCGCTACCGACAGAAGaagagggcagagcaggaggcgCTGTCTGGGGAGTGCAGAGACTTGGAGCAGAAGAATCAGGCCCTGAAGGAGAAAGCAGATTCCCTGAGCAAGGAAATCCAGTACCTAAAAGATCTGATT includes the following:
- the ATF4 gene encoding cyclic AMP-dependent transcription factor ATF-4, coding for MSLLNNEMLLGVSSPFSQPCSVAEESLGLLDDYLEVAEPLSSHGFSSDKAKAVSSNWLAVDSLGNTIDSSQEDAFSGMEWMVEKMDLKEFDFDALLGMEHLDATVSPDELMATLEDTCDLLFDPTTQEFHSKEPPLIPDLITNLPESPIGADPMAPLASLWSFPLSPGSLTSTPEHSFSLELGSEVDVLEGERKLEGPTFVVVITKSEKEEENHSDDSGICMSPDSYLGTPQHSPTNSLGSLNDNPFPADASCGAVRSKPYDQPAEKVVSAKVKGEKKIDKKLKKMEQNKTAATRYRQKKRAEQEALSGECRDLEQKNQALKEKADSLSKEIQYLKDLIEEVRKAKVKRARVPE